DNA sequence from the candidate division KSB1 bacterium genome:
CCGACAAAGTCTTCGCCGCTCTCCGCGACGATCCACCAGGCGGGCTTCCGGCCTTCGGCTCCTGCTTCTCGCGCGCCGCCACGGGTGGCGCACCCGCCCCATCCGTCTTGGCCGGTGGGGTCACCGCCACACCTGCTGCGTTGGTCTTCAGCACCTTTCCTGGCGCCTCGGGGGTAGAATCGTGTAGGACCCCCGAGAACCTTCGCTCCGCAACCGGCTCTGCAGGGGCATTCGCGCCAGTGTGGCCCTCGTTTTTGCTCTTCAACGGCTCAGGAGTCAGACCCGAGCGTGGCGCCTCAATTGGCGGTTCAAAACCCTGCGCCGACCTATGGTGCTCACGGGCCGGTGCGGCTTCCGTGGCGAGAGGCTCCCGCAGCTGAGCCTGGGGCCCAGGAACCACTGGCTGGCTCGGAGGAGCCGCCTGCGCCGGGGCCGGGGTCTTTTCCTGCCGTGCGGAGGGCTGTGAGTGTCGGTCGAGAGGTTTCAACGGTTCCTTGCCGCGTATCGGCTCGTCTTCGCCCCGGCGTGCGGAGTGTGTCACCGGCTCTGGTCTGCCCGCGACAGCCTCCCGCCGCGGAGCAGCGGCAGCACCGTAGGACAAGGATGGGACGTGCGCCGGGGGTATGGCACCACGGGCCCCATGTGCACCGGCTGTGCCCGCGTCCTCTGTGGACGTGCGCTTTGCCTCGACAGAGTCGGTGAGCTTTTCTTCCAAGCGAACTTCCGAGTGCCGGCGGGGCGGGGGCGTAAGGAGGGCGCTCGCCCCGTCGTGCTGGACCGCACGCCCAGAGGTGCCCTCGCGGCTCTGCAGCCCCTCCGTTTCAGTCGACTTCTTGGGAGTACTGGCCCTCAAGCCAGAACCGGCAGTGGATGTGCGCCCTGCCGTTTGGCTCACTCCTGCGTCGCCCATTAGACTCGGACGCTGCGGCCCCGCTACGGCCGTGGGCCTCATCGGCACCGGCTGAGCACCACTTGAAGGGGGCGCCTCCGCCTCCACCGTTTTGCCAAGGGTTCCCGCTGCGGCCATCGAGGAAGAGGAATCGGAAGATTGCCAAGTCGCGCGCATGCCTTTTTCATTCACGCCTTCGTCTTTGCCCTCGGCCTCGCCTGCACGCCCCGGCATGATCATGACCCCATCGCCTGATGCCGCGGGCCGAGCCGCCTTGGGCTCAAGCATGGATACAGCAGGGCCTCTCTGGCTCTTTGCGGACTGTGCCTCTGTCGCCAGGCGCTTTCCTGGGGCAGCATCATGCCTTGGTAGTTCCGTCGCGTTTACCGGCCTCTGCGCTCCGTCGTGTGCGGCTGCAGCATCTGCCCCCCGCCGGTCCGCGCCCTGTCCCGCCCCCGCCTTCTGCACACTCGAAGGAGCATCTTGTTGCGCACGGTCGATTCCCAGCGTGCGGGTGAACAGGCCTTCCCCACTCCCTCCAACCCTCTTCTCCTGCCTCAGAGAGGCATGCCGAGCGGAGACAGGCTGCTCGAACGTGCGGGCCGAAGCGCGGGGGTTCGCGAGCGGGCTTCCATTCTGGCACCCTATGGGAACCGCAATCTGCTCGGGGCCCGGCTCTGCATGGGACTGGCCCCCATGAGGCGCGAGCGGCCTGGGCTCCTCCCGGCCTTTTATCGCACGCTCAACATTCTTTACCGGCGGTAGGTCCGCCACAGGCCTTGACGGCCCCTGCACAGGAGTGCGTTCCTGCAAGTCCATGCCGGTCGTTGAACCTGCGGGTCCGGGCCTGGCCTGCTCTCTGGGAGTGGCCTGTGGCAGAGGGCTGGCAGAGAGTCTCTCAACGGACTTATTGGCGATTCCCCGCTCCCTCACGAGCTTCCGCGCAGGGTCGTGGGCAGCCACCGGCGCTTGGCCCTTGTCGGCCGCGTCCTTGCGAGGAGCCGAAGGCGCGGGCGCGGTCTCTCGCACCTGCCCACCTTCGCTGCTGTGTGTGGCCGAAACATGCTCCCTGGGCGCAGCACTCGCCTTTCGCTCTCCGCCAGCCCCGAGTACCTTGGTCGGCAACGTCGCGTCTCTTGTCTGCCCGCCAAGGGGCCCTATCTTCCCCGACGCCAACCCACTCGCGCCATGCGCCGGCGTCTTAGTTGCCTTACCATCCACCGCGGCCGCATCGGTAGCTCGCTCGTGCGAAGGGGGCAGAGGCTCCGGCGGGTGTGGCAAGCTCCCTTTCCCGTTCGCGCGGGCGCCGGGCTGTTGTGGGCCGGCTGTCTCGCCTCCCGGCGCAAGCCCACCCCGCTGCACACCGACCGCCTCCGCTCTGCTCGCCCTGGCGGCGAACGGTTGGTTCCGGCCTGGGTGCTCGCTCGAAGCTGTCGCTTTGGTCGCCTGCGGCTCCCATTTAGCCTCTGCCTGTGCCGTGTACCCCCCAGTCGCCGCAACGCTGACTGGCGCAGGGCTTCCCGGAGAGCCGACCTCCACCTGGGGTGAAGTCACCGGAGAGCTCCCACGCCCGGCCACCTGGACGCGCGACCGTCCTTCTCCCTCCCTCCGCGCCCCTGCAGGCGGGAGATGCGGACCGTTCCCAGCGGCGAGGCTCTGGGGGCGCTTTGCTCCTTCTGTTGCCTGAGCGATGGGTGATTGTGAAAGGTCCAACCCATGCGTCCGCAAACGCGGCTCTCCGCGCGCGGCCTGGCGCCATGGCTGCGCTAAGAGTTGACGTTCGCCAGGCATTAGGGCGAAATTGTCCTCGGTGAGCGGAGAACGACCGTCAAGCTGCACCACCCGCCCACGCGCTTGCTGGAAAGGAGCGGGTGGCGTCGGGGAAGCGTGGACTTCCCGAGTTTCCTGTGCGCTCGTTGCTTTCTGGCCCTCCCCGCTGGCGGGGAAAACCCGCGCCTCTTCCGCCTGCGCCATCGCCCTGCGACTGACAGGACCGCCAAACGGAGCATCTCCTCCGGCGAGCCCGGCTTCTTCCGCACGCGTGTTCGGCACAGCCCGTGGTCGGGCCGGCTCGCCCTGGGCCTGCAGGGGACTCGCCCCATCGGGCAAATCAGTCTCGCCTGGGCCGCGATGCGTCGCTGGGGCGTCGCCAAGGGCAAACAGTGGCGGCTTGGCTGCTTCGCCGCTGCCTCGCGCCGCAATCTCGCTCGCTACCGGATTCTGCGCCCCAAAGCCTGGGAGTCGCTCAATGGCCAAAAAAGCCGCAGCCTTGCGCTCAAGGGCAATCGAACCCATGCTCCTCGCAGAGTCAACAGTGAGCCTCCCCTCGGCAAGGCCGGTTTGTAGGAAGACTTCCGCGCCCAACGGCAACTGAGCAAGAAGCGCCTCTCGCTCTGTCCTGCTCACCATGAACGTCGGCACCGAGGCCTGGCTTGGCAGTCTGGACCCCGCGCGCACAGCCGGAGCACCTGTCCTCTGGGCAAGTTCTCTGCTCAAGGCAAGCATGAATCCCGCCGCCTGGGTCCTTTGCCGCTCCTGGCCTGTGGCGAGGCGCGCCCCACCGGGCACCACGGGAGCACTATGTGCTATCTTAGCCGTCACGGCCTCCTGCTCAGCGACCGATCGTGCGACTGATTTCCGCCGCCCGCTGGCTGTCCATTGCCGAGAGAATCTTTGCTGCCTGTCGTTCCCGGAGCAACACCAGGATCTGGGCTACGGTCTCGATTTCCAGCTGCGAAAGCACCGCGGCCGCCTGCTGCGCAGGCATGGCGTCGTAGATCTTCGCAAGCTCGCGGGCGCCCATGCCGGTACGTGCAGGCTGTCTGCCTGCCCCAGCCTTAGTTTTCACCGGCTCCGACGGCACGACAAGCTGGGTGGAGAATTTGCGCAGCAGCGCTTCGCTGATGCTATCGATCTCAGCCCTGCGACTGAGCTGCTCCTTCTGCAGCGAGTCTATTTTGAGCTGCTGCAGGTAGTTCTTCTCCTCGAGCTTGGCAATGCGCGCTTCGTACATCTCCACCACGCGAATAAAGTCGTCGCTCATCTGCAACTGGGGCTTCCTGGGCTGGGCCGTCGTGTCAGCAACGGCCTTGCGTGGCACACCCGGCACTTCCTCGCGATACACCAGCCCGAGGCTGTCCATGCTCATTGCGTTCCCTACGTTCGTGGTATCGGCAGCGGTAAGGGACACGACGTGGGAGGTTAGTTTCGGTTTGACAAAAGCAAAATATGACGCGGCCACCAGCCCGGCAAACGACAGGGTCGAAACAGCGGCAAGGGCGATCACCGACTTGACCTGGCTTCCTGCCGCTCCGGCTGCAGCCGGCACTCCGATATCTGGCTTGCTCAGTGCGTTCATGATACGGAGACCCTTCTTGCGTACAGGCGCGCAGCAGCCTCATCGAGGTGCGCCTGTTCTTCCCGACCTGCCTCCACCGTGTGGCGGTCCTTCGCTTTCTCCTTGAGCTTTTCCAATGCCTTCTTTTCCTTGGAGGAGGCCAATAACTCTTCTCGCCTTTCTTGCACTTTCAGGGCCGCCTGGGTCACAGCCTGCTGCTGCTGGGCAATGTGCCTCTCCAGCTGCTGTGAGTAAGTGTAGTACATGGCCATCTCTGAGGCCCTCACCACTCGCCCCACGTGACAGCCCAGTTCGCTGCGTACTTCCTGGCTCTGTTGTTCCAGCGAGGACAGCCGTTCACGCTCTTCGAGCTCCGCCTCCTTAGCGGCAGCCAGCTGCCGCTTGCGCAGGTCTTCCTTGTGCTTGCGTGCGTCCAACACCCTCTGCAGGGAAAAGCGAAAGGCCTTCATCGTTGCTCTCCCCTATGCTTACCACCGGCTTCAACTGACCAGGGCCAGGACATCGCGCACTGCCCCGGCAAAGTCCACCTTCTCCTCAATGCCCTGGCGGAGAAAAGCGTTGACGCGTTCGATCATGCTGCGAGCATAGTCGATCTTGCGATTGCTCCCCGGCACATAGGCACCGATGTTGATGAGGTCTTCGGCCTCGCGGTACGTGGAGAGGATTTCCACCACCTTCCGCGCTGCCGCCAGGTGCTCAGGAGTGACCACGTCGATCATCACCCTGCTGGTGCTGGCCAACACATCGATGGCCGGGTAGTGGTTCAGATTGGCCAGCCGTCGCGACAGCACCACGTGCCCGTCTAGGATCGCGCGCACCGCATCCGAGACCGGTTCGTTGAGGTCATCGCCCTCCACCAGCACGGTGTATAGCCCGGTGATGCTGCCATTCTGGGTGTTTCCTGCTCGTTCCAACAGCTTGGGGAGAAAGGCAAAGACCGAGGGGGTGTAGCCGCGCGTGGTGGGCGGTTCGCCCACCGAGAGGCCAATCTCCCGTTGCGCCATGGCCACGCGCGTGATGGAGTCCATCATCAGCATCACACGCAGCCCCTGCTCCCTGAAGTACTCCGCGATGGTAGTCGCCACCAGAGCCCCTTTGACGCGCAGCAGGGCTGCCTGGTCACCAGTGACCACCACCACCACCGAGCGCCGTAGCCCCTCCTCGCCCAAATCGCGTTCCAAAAAGTCCCCCACCTCGCGGCCCCGCTCGCCAATCAGTCCGATG
Encoded proteins:
- the fliI gene encoding flagellar protein export ATPase FliI — its product is MRRLDDCLTKVSRANTFRFEGRVTDVVGVVIESEGPSASIGDVCLIRSKSGDSAQEAEVVGIRGHKVLLMALGEINGIGPGSLVVRKRQQFSTPVGPELLGRVIDGLGRPIDHKGPLRTAQRRSIYQPAPDPLTRRRIERPLATGIRAIDALLTCGEGQRLGIFSGSGVGKSVLLGMIARNTDADVNVIGLIGERGREVGDFLERDLGEEGLRRSVVVVVTGDQAALLRVKGALVATTIAEYFREQGLRVMLMMDSITRVAMAQREIGLSVGEPPTTRGYTPSVFAFLPKLLERAGNTQNGSITGLYTVLVEGDDLNEPVSDAVRAILDGHVVLSRRLANLNHYPAIDVLASTSRVMIDVVTPEHLAAARKVVEILSTYREAEDLINIGAYVPGSNRKIDYARSMIERVNAFLRQGIEEKVDFAGAVRDVLALVS
- the fliJ gene encoding flagellar export protein FliJ, with amino-acid sequence MKAFRFSLQRVLDARKHKEDLRKRQLAAAKEAELEERERLSSLEQQSQEVRSELGCHVGRVVRASEMAMYYTYSQQLERHIAQQQQAVTQAALKVQERREELLASSKEKKALEKLKEKAKDRHTVEAGREEQAHLDEAAARLYARRVSVS